Genomic segment of Coffea arabica cultivar ET-39 chromosome 1e, Coffea Arabica ET-39 HiFi, whole genome shotgun sequence:
TAGCTGCACTGAATTTATGGATCTGGGCTATTACAATTTGCTTCAAGTTATTAGCTTTTCTTTGATGAATTTGTAGATGATTTTGTACATATGCTTAATGATCTGATTAGACCTGTTACTGTTGAGTTCTGCTATCCGACCTGGGAAAAATTCTGTCTTTGACATGGTAACAGTTGTAATTTAAGGTTTGTGGTAGAATTTTGTACTCTTTTAAATGTGGATTTCGGCTTGGTCTATTCCAAATTggtaggattttttttcctttaatcttTTGACAGTTTCATTGTACTCGCATTTTCAATATTAAATTAGCTTGAGATGCTTTTACTTAATCAGATGTTGATTAAAAGGATGTACCTGTGATATTCATTTCAGCAGCTTACCACCTGAATTGGCATTTCAGATAATCCTTTCTATTTCTGCAACTTGTCACATTGACTTTCTCCCTTAGTAACTCTTCATATTGGCAATATGATTTTATAGCCAGGTTGAAACTTGTTAAACAGAGGAAGATTCTCAATTGATAAGCATTTTTATATGAGTATACATAAAGTTTACATAGGAGTGGAATATGTATGAAGTTTCAAGATACGTTGTtaaattattttctttaatttcttctcCAGTGTTCACAAAATATGCATGCATTCTTGTGATTCTATGTTACTATAGAAACTAGAGGTTAGTGTTGATTTTTAAATGCTTCTCTTCATTTGGCAGATGTATGTATCATGTGTTTGATGTTCTTTGAGCGTAATGGGTAGAGGCCGAGGAAAGGGAAAGAAGCTAACAGTGACTAACAATGATGATGAAAGTGGGGAGGAAGAAAAAATTCCTGCTCAGAAGAGAAGGGGAAGACCACAGAAACTCCTTAAAGATGAGATGGATGAAGAAGGTTCTGAGAAAATAGAGTTGGAAAACAGTGACGACACAAAAACTGGATCATCTAACAAAGAGAGTAAAAGTTCTTCTGTAGACAATGTAAAAAAGAGGAGACGAAATTCTCTACCAAAGGAGAAGATTGATTCAGGGAAGGAGGAAAATGGCAACGGAACCTTGTCTGCTTCTGGTGAACCAGTCAAGTATAATGGTTTTCGGAGTAATGGGAACAGAAGGAAAAGCAAGCCTCGTCGAGCCGCTGAAGCAGTTGTTGAGTGTCAATAACTGTAGGAGTTGCTGCAACAGAGATTAGTCAATTCCTTATTCACCAAAGCAGACAGATCTCCTGCCAGATCctggattttgttattttccttgtactttcgtgATTTTGATAGTCCTTTGTTGGAAAATCCTTTGTGAATTTCAACTGAAAATCAGAACTGATCAAGGTTTCATCACCATCCTGACTGTCACCTTTATTCCCAGATATGAGTTGAATTGTCTGTTGTTATGCGCATGTGGTTTCTTTCTCTGTTCTAAGAGTTTCATATCAGTGCCTCTATGGTATACGCTGAATTCCCAGAAGGCAAATTTTGTTCTTGCAGATGCTCCTCTTTTGTCCTAGACTGTACAATTTATGACCTCAAGTTCCTAAATATTTTGCTTGTTTGATTTGAAAGACTAATAAGAAATATTGTTACAAGTTGAAAAGTTCTCTCAGTGTATTTTTGCTTTCATCAATCTCCAAGTTATGTTGATTCATTTCTATGGTCTGTGGACACAAAATATTGATCTCTTGTAATTGATAATGTCATCTACCAGGGAGTTGCTGCTGTCCTTTGcgttctttttcctttcattttgagTCATAATGGATGTTCTGTTCTCTATAACTATGGGGAAATGCCACATCTCTGGTCTTTTCACTGCACATACAAGAGAACCATTCCCTTTTCCTCGGAAGTTAAAATTGTTGTGCCCTTGTTCTGGATATGATTACGTTTGTTCTGCACACCTACAATCTGTGGTTGCATGCTGAAATTGTTGTACTCCTGAATTTCAGAGCAGTTGTGCTCTTTGTAAACTGCCGTTGAAGTTGTGTTAAGTGGTTTCAGAATCATGAATTGAAAAGTTTGAGCATGGATGAACTTAATTGTGGAAGTTGCTTCTAATCATGATGGTCCTTCAGCTGGAATCTGAGTGGCATTACCCTTGCAGCAATCAATGCTTTTATACTTCGGATTTGAGTAGTCTATTTTTTCAGTCAAAGGAAAATATTTTGTGTCTTTGTTTACAAGAAGACTTCATTCATTCCATAGATTTATTTTAGGTGCAAGAGCCTTTGGATGTATAACTTGTTTGGTTTGAAGTATTTGCATTAGCTTAAATTTGATTCGAGGCTTATGTTAACTGGCTTTCCTCTGTTGAGCTAGAATCTAGGGAATTACCTACTCTGAATCTGTGAATGAGCTTTTTTGTTCTGAAACGATGGTCATAGGCTACCTACTAGGTCATGAGTTTGAAAGCTTTGATTATGTGTAGTCTGGATGTTCAACCACTAAAATGGTAGAATGTACCATGTTTCCTTGATGGTCATGGGCTACCTACTGGTCTGGATGTTAAACTACTAAACTGGTAGAATGCGCTATGTTTCCTTGATGTAGTGTTGCCAAACCTTCATCTGTTACTGATTCGAGAAATCGTGGTGATTTAGGTTttaagatttgaatactattgaggatgttctcatttttttcttttggaaattttcCTGTAGATAAAATGTAAAAGTAGTCGACTGCAAACTAACGGATTGCAGAAACCATAAGAAAAAGAATCCTAAAAAAGTGAAGAATCCAAATAATACAGTGCAGCTGGAATTGCCATATTATAGCTGTATATACTATATATGACCTTCAAAATCACCCAAAGAAAAACAATTGAATTCTGCATATACATGATTAACTACAATCAAgcacataaacaactaaagaatTGATTTAACAAACTAATTAACCATCTATAATCATGGAAATGTTTAGACCTTAATCAGAACAAAGTGCAACCACAGCTGTACCATTTCTTCAGGCTTCAATCCTCTTCACAATATACTTCATAATTGTTCATATActtctttttgaactttattctAGATTGAGCAAGTGATGCATGACTCGATTAAAAGGGCGTTTATTATTTCTTCTAGTTTGTTATGGATGTTGAATTTGCCTCTCTCTTCTTCTGTCAGGAACCCATGTTGGAGAACATGCTACACTGGAATTGTTAATCTTTGAAGCCCAGGATTGACATCTGAAAAAGGCAAATTCTTTTCAATCACCAAAAACAGGGTCCTCTGCCGCGCCCAAAATTGTTTTTGTAATTGTTCAACACCAGTGGAAGTTGTGGTTG
This window contains:
- the LOC113700863 gene encoding uncharacterized protein yields the protein MGRGRGKGKKLTVTNNDDESGEEEKIPAQKRRGRPQKLLKDEMDEEGSEKIELENSDDTKTGSSNKESKSSSVDNVKKRRRNSLPKEKIDSGKEENGNGTLSASGEPVKYNGFRSNGNRRKSKPRRAAEAVVECQ